The Thermoleophilum album genome includes a window with the following:
- a CDS encoding OsmC family protein: MKAVAKRLDGTYQHEVLVRQHRLLADEPPTNGGHDTGPTPLELLAAALASCSAITLEMYAKRKGWDVGNVEVEVEFEPAQRGAPTRFDITVKLPRHLSEEQQERLMQIVAKCPVHRTLEGEAMFREELKLV, from the coding sequence ATGAAAGCGGTGGCGAAACGGCTTGACGGGACCTACCAGCACGAGGTGTTGGTACGACAACATCGCCTACTCGCCGACGAGCCGCCCACCAACGGCGGCCACGACACCGGCCCGACACCCCTCGAGCTCCTCGCCGCCGCGCTTGCCTCCTGTAGCGCGATCACACTCGAGATGTACGCCAAACGGAAGGGCTGGGACGTCGGCAACGTCGAGGTCGAGGTCGAATTCGAGCCCGCGCAGCGGGGTGCACCGACGCGCTTCGACATCACCGTCAAGCTGCCCCGCCACCTGAGCGAGGAGCAGCAGGAGCGACTGATGCAGATCGTCGCCAAGTGCCCCGTCCATCGCACGCTCGAGGGCGAGGCGATGTTCAGGGAGGAGCTCAAGCTCGTCTAG
- a CDS encoding cob(I)yrinic acid a,c-diamide adenosyltransferase, which produces MKIYTRKGDDGTTGLWYGGRVPKHSARPEAYGTIDEAGSALGLCRAACEPNSELYRDILWLQRQLFVVAAQLATAPEAAARLEPGVSRIEESAVAELEQLIDRYMGRVDLPPKFVIPGGSELSARLDLARTVLRRAERRVAALRALGELDDATVLAFLNRASDLLWAMARFADEPEPQLFEGRG; this is translated from the coding sequence ATGAAGATCTACACCCGCAAAGGCGACGACGGCACCACCGGCCTTTGGTACGGCGGGCGCGTGCCCAAACACTCGGCGCGCCCCGAGGCCTACGGCACGATCGATGAGGCCGGGTCGGCGCTCGGCCTCTGCCGCGCCGCCTGCGAGCCAAACTCCGAGCTTTACCGCGACATCCTCTGGTTGCAGCGCCAACTGTTCGTAGTCGCCGCCCAGCTAGCGACCGCACCGGAAGCTGCGGCACGGCTCGAGCCGGGCGTCTCACGGATCGAGGAGAGCGCCGTGGCCGAGCTCGAGCAGCTGATCGACCGCTACATGGGGCGCGTCGACCTGCCACCCAAGTTCGTAATTCCCGGCGGCAGCGAACTGTCGGCACGCCTCGACCTCGCGCGCACCGTGCTGCGCCGTGCGGAACGACGGGTCGCGGCCCTGCGAGCCCTCGGCGAACTCGACGACGCGACCGTCCTCGCATTCTTGAACCGCGCGTCCGACCTGCTCTGGGCGATGGCGCGCTTCGCTGACGAACCGGAACCGCAGTTGTTCGAAGGGCGCGGCTGA